AGGGGCACGTACCGGTAGAAGGCGGTGTCCTCGACGGACTTGGCGCGCAGCGCGGACGAGGTCTGGGCGAACCGGGCCCGGAACGCCGACTGCTCGGGGCCGTCCCCGGTCCGCCCGGAGCCCAGCGCCAGATCCCGCACCACGTCCACGGCGTCCGCCTCCTCGGGGACCGTGAACACGGCCTTGGCGCGCAGCGCCAGGTCGGCCGTGAGCACCCCGTCGCCACCGGTTCGGTAGGTCCGGTAGACCGGCATGCGTACCAGCAGCTCCCGGATCGCCGTACGCAGCGCCCACGGCGCGTGGTCGCGCAGGCCGGGGTCCGCGGCGCACACCCGCTCAGCCAGCCTGGCGAGTGCCTCCGTCTCCGCCACCAGCTCGTGGATCAGCACCTTGTAGGCGGCGCGGCGGGCCGTGGCGCCCCAGTAGCCGCCCCGGTCTCCCGCGGGTGCGGCGAAGTCCCGGTAGACACGCAGCAGTTCGCCGCACCCGTCCGCGTCGGTGAACACCCCGTCGATCCGGTGCAGCGCGTCGTAGCCGGTCGTCCCGGCGACCGGCCATGACGACGGCAGCCGTTCGGGACCGGTGAGGATCTTCTCCACCACGGTCCAGCAGCCGCCGCTCGCCTCGTTCAGACGGACCAGATACCCCTCCGGGTCGGCGAGCCCGTCCGGATGGTCGATCCGCAGTCCGTCGACCACACCGTCCCGCACGAGTTCGAGGATCTTGGCGTGGGTGGCGCCGAACACCTCCGGGTCCTCGACCCGGACCCCGATCAGTTCGGAAATGGTGAAGAAGCGCCGGTAGTTGAGCTCGGTGCGGGCCAGGCGCCACCAGCCGAGCCGGTACCACTGGGCGTCCAGAAGTTCCGGCAGCGGCAGGCCCTCGGTGCCCTCACGCAGCGGGAAGCGGTGCTCGTCCCCGTAGCGCAGCTCCCCTGCCCGGACCCGCAGCGCGCCGAGTTCGTCCCCGAGCCGCCCGGCCAGCACCGGCAGCAGCACCTTGCCGCCGCCGGCGTACCAGTCGATGTCGAACCAGCGTGCGTACGGTGATTCCGGCCCCTCGCGCAGGGTCTCCCACAGGGGCCTGTTGTGCCGCGGCGATGCCGCCATGTGGTTGGGCACGATATCGAGCACCAGCCCCAGGCCGTGCTCGCGCGCGGTGGCGGCCAGTGACCGAAGTCCCTGCTCACCCCCCAGTTCCTCCCGCACCCGGGAGTGGTCCACGACGTCGTAGCCGTGCTCCGAGCCCGGCACCGCCTCCAGCACCGGTGACAGGTGCAGATGGGAGATGCCGAGGCCGGCGAGATAGGGCACTGCTTCCTCGGCGGCCCTGAAGGGGAAGGCGGGCTGCAACTGGAGCCGGTAGGTGGCGGTGGGCGTCATGCGAACGTACGTACCCGCATCGGCGCGGTCTGTGACATCCCGCGTGGCGGGGGTCGGCCGAAGCCGGACACGTTCACCTGATACGACCAAAGAACCGTTCGTGTGTGCTGAGGAGCTGTTCCTGAGTCCTGTATGAGGAAAGCTCTGTGGATCGGTGCGTGGCTCTGGTCGCCTTGGTCGCTGGCGGGGGCGCGGTTGGTCGGGGGCGTCACCTGTTTGCGTGCGCGTCTGTGCGGGGTGGGGTGGTGGGGGGTGTTGAGAATCGGACGGGTCGCCGAGCCATGCGTGGCCTCCGGGTCGTTCGGGCGGCCCCGCGGGTGTGTCGTGTCCGAGCCGGCGGTGGCCGTACGGCGGGGTGCCGGGTCGCCGCCTGTCGGCCTTCCGCTTCTCGTTTGGGGGATTGTGTGACAGTCTGTCATATTTCTGGGCGGGGCGGTGACTCCGCTCTCCCGCCACCACCGTCGGGGCTCTCCTCGTCGCGGTCGCGGTTGCCGCGGTGGGGACGGGCCGGGCTCTTCCGAGGCCTAGGGCGTGTTGCGAAAGTCCCTCCTGACCCGCGACGTCTGGGACGCACGCTCGCTGCGTTGTCGGAGTCATCCACGTACGTCCGGTACGAGGATGATCCTCCGCTTTGCGATCGCACGCACCAGACGCCGCAGGCCCCGCCCTGCGGGCGGGCGGAGCTACTTTCGCAACACGCCCTAGGTGACTGGTGTTAATCGTGTGAGCTCGCGCTGGGTCTTCGTCCTGTGTCAGGCTGCGGGGTGTTGGTCGCTGGGTGTGGGGAGAGGTTGAGCGATGGCAGTGGGCCGGACTCCGATGCAGCCGGGGTTGCTCTCCTCCACAGTGGGTTTCTGCGAGGGTCGGCTGGCGCCGAACTCGATCTACGCGGTGCTGCACCGCGAGTGCCGGGCGTTGTTCCCCGATGAGATGTTCGCCGATCTGTTCGCCGAGGACGGCCGCAGGTCGGTGCCGCCGATGATCGTGGCGGTCGTGATGGTCCTGCAGCGTCTGGAGGGTTTGTCCGATCGCGAGGCGGTCGAGCGGTTCGCGTTCGATGTGCGCTGGAAGTACGCCGCCGGCGGGCTGGACTTCGACCATCCGGGGTTCGTGCACACCGTGCTGGTCGACATGCGGGCGAGGCTTGCCGCTTCCGCCCGGCCGAACCGGATCTTCGAGCGGACGGTAGAGGTTGCTGCACAGGCCGGACTGGTCGGCCGCAGGAGGGTGCTGGACTCGGCACCGATCTATGACGCGGTGGCCACGCAGGACACCATCACGCTGATCCGTTCGGCCATCCGCGGCCTGCTGCGGGCGGCCGATCACGTGCTGCGGGCCGAGCTGCGGGCGGTGATCTCCAGCGGGGACGCCTACACCAGCACGGACAAGCCGGTCATCGACTGGACGGACGCGGCCGAGCGGGAAGCCCTCATCGATTCGCGGGCCCGTGACGGGTTCGCGCTGCTGACCGTGCTGGACGGCCGGGCCGTGCCCGGGGATGTGGGCCAGGCCGCGCGGTTGCTGGCCACCGTGCTGGGCCAGGACCTGGAGCAGGACGGGGGCGTCTTCAAGATCGCCCGCAAGGTGGCCGCGGACCGGGTCATCTCCACGGTTGATCCCGAGGCCCGGCACGGCCACAAGACCGTCCGCCGGTCCTTCGACGGTTACAAGGGTCATGTGGCCGAGGAACCCGACAGCGAGGTCATCACCGCGACCGAGGTCACGGCGGGCAACGCCGGCGATGCCGAGCCCGCCGCCGACCTGCTCGCCGACGTTCTCCAACCACCTGCCGCCGAGCAGGCAGACCAGGCGCGGGCCGAAGTCTACGGCGACGCCGCTTACGGGACCGGGCCGCTGCTGGCCGAGCTGGACGACGCGGGCGCCCGGGTGATGGTCAAGGTGCAGGCGGCCAACGCGCCCGGTGGGCGGTTCTCCAAGGACGCCTTCACCATCGATCTGGAGGCAGGGCAGGTCACCTGCCCGAACCAGATGACCGCCGCGATCCGCCCGAAGTCTGATGGCGGTGGGGCGGCCTGCTTCAAGACCGCCTGCGCCGCCTGCCCCCTTGCGGCGCAGTGCACTACCGCCAGGAACGGACGCGTCATCACCATCGGCCCTCACGAAGAACACCTGGCCCGGGGCCGGGCTCGCAGTGCGGACCCCGTCTGGCTGGCCGCCTACCGGGCCACCCGCCCCAAGGTCGAACGCAAGA
This DNA window, taken from Streptomyces sp. SCSIO 30461, encodes the following:
- the treY gene encoding malto-oligosyltrehalose synthase, whose protein sequence is MTPTATYRLQLQPAFPFRAAEEAVPYLAGLGISHLHLSPVLEAVPGSEHGYDVVDHSRVREELGGEQGLRSLAATAREHGLGLVLDIVPNHMAASPRHNRPLWETLREGPESPYARWFDIDWYAGGGKVLLPVLAGRLGDELGALRVRAGELRYGDEHRFPLREGTEGLPLPELLDAQWYRLGWWRLARTELNYRRFFTISELIGVRVEDPEVFGATHAKILELVRDGVVDGLRIDHPDGLADPEGYLVRLNEASGGCWTVVEKILTGPERLPSSWPVAGTTGYDALHRIDGVFTDADGCGELLRVYRDFAAPAGDRGGYWGATARRAAYKVLIHELVAETEALARLAERVCAADPGLRDHAPWALRTAIRELLVRMPVYRTYRTGGDGVLTADLALRAKAVFTVPEEADAVDVVRDLALGSGRTGDGPEQSAFRARFAQTSSALRAKSVEDTAFYRYVPLLSANEVGGDPEHPAVSPGDFHAHCVRIARDWPATGTVLSTHDTKRSADVRARIAVLSQCPERWQQLLATELSPVAAPDRQMAWVGWQTAFGLGIPREDRIGPALLKSAREAGLHTSWTEPDPGYERAVEEFVAAGPAGPPLHSLAVFTRGLDEHVRANALGSALVQLTMPGVPELYQGTEHRYLALVDPDNREPFRERPPDEKAELTRAALALRRRRPEVFGVSGGYTALAATGPAAEHCLAFGRAGEVVTAVTRLSLRLDAAGGWGGTSLAIPEGRWADLLSPGREFAVGGEDGVSLEELFADRPVALLERIAGS
- a CDS encoding IS1182 family transposase, translated to MAVGRTPMQPGLLSSTVGFCEGRLAPNSIYAVLHRECRALFPDEMFADLFAEDGRRSVPPMIVAVVMVLQRLEGLSDREAVERFAFDVRWKYAAGGLDFDHPGFVHTVLVDMRARLAASARPNRIFERTVEVAAQAGLVGRRRVLDSAPIYDAVATQDTITLIRSAIRGLLRAADHVLRAELRAVISSGDAYTSTDKPVIDWTDAAEREALIDSRARDGFALLTVLDGRAVPGDVGQAARLLATVLGQDLEQDGGVFKIARKVAADRVISTVDPEARHGHKTVRRSFDGYKGHVAEEPDSEVITATEVTAGNAGDAEPAADLLADVLQPPAAEQADQARAEVYGDAAYGTGPLLAELDDAGARVMVKVQAANAPGGRFSKDAFTIDLEAGQVTCPNQMTAAIRPKSDGGGAACFKTACAACPLAAQCTTARNGRVITIGPHEEHLARGRARSADPVWLAAYRATRPKVERKIAHLMRRRHGGRRARVRGRAKIAADFSLLAAAVNVARLGVLGIMSTGSDKWAVAAG